The following coding sequences are from one Vicinamibacteria bacterium window:
- the kbl gene encoding glycine C-acetyltransferase, protein MFGEARDRYRSALREIEEAGLFKHERVIQSSQGASISVKAGEVLNFCANNYLGLSSDPEVVRAAHAGLDARGFGMSSVRFICGTQDIHKELEEKIAGFLGTDDAILYSSCFDANGGLFETLLSEDDAVISDSLNHASIIDGIRLSKAKRLRYANRDMNDLEDRLKEAQTSQLRLIATDGVFSMDGTYAPLDEICALAERYDAMVMVDDSHATGFVGETGRGTPERFGVQARVDVVTSTLGKALGGAAGGFTSGRQEIIDLLRQRSRPYLFSNSLAPPIVSAATKVLEILETTSGHRKRLMENTQRFRREMSSCGFRIVEGQHPIVPILLGDARLAQEMASDLLEEGIYVVGFSFPVVPRGQARIRVQLSAAHSPDQVGCAIEAFIKIGKKRGVI, encoded by the coding sequence ATGTTTGGTGAAGCCCGCGACCGTTACCGCTCGGCCCTTAGAGAAATCGAAGAGGCCGGACTCTTCAAACACGAGCGCGTGATCCAATCCTCCCAGGGTGCCTCGATCTCGGTCAAGGCGGGAGAGGTGCTGAACTTCTGCGCGAACAACTACCTCGGGCTATCCAGCGACCCCGAGGTGGTCCGCGCGGCACATGCTGGCCTCGACGCTCGTGGATTCGGTATGTCGTCGGTTCGATTCATTTGCGGAACCCAGGACATCCACAAGGAGCTCGAGGAGAAGATCGCGGGTTTTCTCGGCACCGACGATGCCATTCTCTACAGCTCCTGCTTCGATGCCAACGGCGGCCTCTTCGAGACGCTCCTTTCCGAAGACGACGCGGTGATCAGCGACTCGCTGAATCACGCGAGCATCATCGATGGGATTCGGCTCTCCAAGGCGAAGCGCCTGCGCTATGCGAATCGCGACATGAACGATCTGGAAGACCGGCTGAAGGAGGCGCAAACCTCTCAGTTGCGTCTGATCGCCACCGACGGCGTCTTCAGCATGGACGGGACTTATGCGCCCCTGGACGAGATCTGCGCCCTCGCGGAGCGTTACGATGCCATGGTGATGGTGGACGACTCCCACGCAACGGGCTTCGTCGGGGAAACGGGCCGGGGAACGCCGGAGCGATTCGGCGTGCAGGCTCGGGTCGACGTCGTCACCTCGACTCTCGGCAAGGCGCTCGGCGGAGCGGCCGGGGGATTCACCTCTGGGCGCCAGGAGATCATTGATTTGCTGCGCCAGCGCTCCCGACCCTACCTGTTCTCAAATTCGTTGGCCCCGCCGATCGTATCGGCCGCCACCAAGGTGCTGGAGATCCTGGAGACCACCTCGGGGCATCGGAAGCGGCTCATGGAGAACACCCAGCGGTTTCGCCGGGAGATGTCCTCGTGCGGATTCCGCATCGTCGAAGGCCAGCATCCCATCGTTCCCATTCTCCTCGGTGACGCGCGGCTGGCGCAGGAGATGGCGAGTGACCTCCTCGAGGAAGGGATCTACGTCGTCGGTTTCAGCTTTCCCGTTGTGCCGAGAGGCCAGGCACGAATTCGAGTCCAGCTCTCGGCAGCTCACAGCCCCGATCAGGTCGGGTGCGCCATCGAGGCATTCATCAAGATCGGAAAGAAGCGCGGCGTCATTTGA
- the dnaK gene encoding molecular chaperone DnaK, with protein sequence MGKPIGIDLGTTNSVVSVLESGEPKVIVNSEGDRITPSVVAFNKDGQRLVGQIARRQAITNPENTVSSIKRFIGRRYDEIEQEAARATYTVKRGKNGEVLIRAGGKDHSPPEISAVILTKLKQAAEDYLGEKVTEAVITVPAYFNDAERQATKDAGTIAGLEVLRIVNEPTAAALAYGLEKKKEETIAVYDFGGGTFDISILEVGDGVIEVKATNGDTHLGGDDLDQRIIEWMVKEFKKDQGIDLSTDKMALQRLKEAAERAKIELSTSVESEIHLPFISADASGPKHFQMKLTRPSFEHLVDDLIERTLGPCRNALADAGVEPKDIDEVVLVGGSTRIPKVQQAVKDLFGREPHRGVNPDEVVAIGAAIQAGVLKGDVKDVLLLDVTPLSLGIETLGGVFTKLIERNTTIPAKKSEVFSTAADSQTSVGVMVLQGEREMARDNRLLGQFQLVGIPPAPRGVPQIEVTFDIDANGIVNVGARDLATGKEQTITITSSSGLSKEEIDRMVREAERNREEDQRTRQEVETKNQLDHAIFTSERSLNENRSVLDPAIVSEMEDALENAKKVHGGDDTAAMKSASERLTSATHRMAEQLYGKTKAEAKEDDVVDAEYTEVD encoded by the coding sequence ATGGGTAAACCAATTGGAATCGACCTCGGAACGACGAACTCCGTAGTCTCCGTCCTGGAGAGCGGCGAGCCCAAGGTCATCGTGAACTCGGAAGGGGACCGGATCACGCCAAGCGTGGTCGCCTTCAACAAGGACGGCCAACGACTGGTCGGTCAAATCGCGAGACGCCAGGCTATCACCAACCCGGAGAACACCGTGTCCTCGATCAAGAGGTTCATCGGGCGGCGCTACGACGAAATCGAGCAGGAAGCGGCGAGAGCCACCTACACCGTCAAGCGCGGTAAGAACGGTGAGGTCCTCATCAGGGCCGGTGGAAAAGACCATTCCCCGCCAGAGATTTCCGCCGTGATCCTCACGAAGCTCAAGCAGGCCGCCGAAGACTATCTCGGAGAGAAAGTCACCGAAGCGGTGATTACCGTTCCCGCCTACTTCAACGACGCCGAGCGTCAGGCGACGAAAGACGCCGGCACCATCGCCGGGCTCGAAGTGCTTCGCATCGTCAACGAGCCCACGGCGGCGGCGCTCGCTTACGGCCTCGAGAAGAAGAAAGAAGAGACCATCGCCGTATACGACTTCGGGGGCGGCACGTTCGATATATCCATCCTGGAAGTCGGCGACGGCGTCATCGAGGTCAAGGCGACCAACGGCGATACTCACCTGGGAGGCGATGACCTCGATCAGCGGATCATCGAGTGGATGGTCAAAGAGTTCAAGAAGGACCAGGGAATCGATCTGTCGACGGACAAAATGGCCTTGCAGCGGCTCAAGGAGGCGGCGGAAAGAGCCAAGATCGAGCTCTCGACGTCGGTCGAGAGCGAGATTCACCTTCCGTTCATCTCGGCGGACGCTTCGGGCCCCAAGCACTTCCAGATGAAGCTCACGCGGCCTTCGTTCGAGCATCTGGTCGACGATCTGATCGAGCGAACCCTCGGACCCTGCCGCAACGCCCTCGCCGACGCCGGAGTCGAGCCGAAGGACATCGACGAGGTCGTACTCGTCGGCGGCTCCACCCGCATCCCCAAGGTGCAGCAAGCGGTGAAGGACCTCTTCGGTCGCGAGCCACACCGGGGTGTCAACCCCGATGAGGTGGTCGCGATCGGGGCCGCCATCCAGGCGGGCGTTCTCAAAGGCGACGTCAAGGACGTCTTGCTCCTCGACGTGACCCCGCTTTCGCTGGGCATCGAGACCCTGGGTGGGGTCTTTACCAAGCTCATCGAGCGCAACACGACCATCCCCGCGAAGAAGAGCGAAGTCTTCTCGACCGCTGCCGACAGCCAGACGAGCGTCGGCGTGATGGTGCTGCAGGGCGAGCGAGAGATGGCGCGGGACAACCGGTTGCTGGGTCAGTTTCAGCTCGTCGGAATCCCGCCCGCTCCTCGGGGCGTTCCGCAGATCGAAGTGACGTTCGACATCGACGCCAACGGAATCGTCAACGTCGGTGCCAGGGACCTGGCGACGGGCAAGGAGCAGACCATCACCATCACCAGCTCGAGCGGCCTCAGCAAAGAGGAGATCGACCGCATGGTCAGAGAGGCCGAGCGCAACCGCGAGGAGGATCAAAGGACCCGGCAGGAAGTCGAGACCAAGAATCAGCTCGATCATGCGATATTCACTTCCGAGCGAAGCTTGAACGAGAACCGTTCGGTGCTCGACCCCGCCATCGTGAGCGAGATGGAAGACGCGCTCGAGAACGCCAAGAAGGTTCATGGAGGCGATGACACCGCGGCGATGAAGTCGGCGTCCGAACGGCTCACGAGCGCGACGCACCGCATGGCGGAGCAGCTCTACGGCAAGACCAAGGCCGAGGCCAAGGAAGACGACGTCGTCGACGCGGAATATACCGAGGTCGACTAA